One window of Paenibacillus sp. FSL K6-3182 genomic DNA carries:
- the catA gene encoding type A chloramphenicol O-acetyltransferase — translation MKFNPIVIDNWSRKPYFEHYLNNVRCTFSMTANIDISRLLKELKSRGIKLYPALIHMITTVVNRHDEFRTCFNADGTLGYWDCLSPSFTIFHDDDKTFSSIWTLYSEDFNDFYSRYLDDLNKYGSVKQFAAKTNEPPGTFPISSIPWVSFTGFNLNIYNEGTYLLPIFTVGKYFQYDEKILLPLSGQFHHAVCDGYHAGMLYNELQLRADACTEWLPNYTAFS, via the coding sequence ATGAAATTCAATCCGATTGTCATTGATAACTGGAGTAGAAAACCCTATTTTGAGCATTATTTAAACAATGTCAGATGCACTTTTAGCATGACGGCAAATATCGACATTTCTCGGCTGCTGAAAGAACTTAAGAGTCGGGGGATAAAGCTGTATCCAGCACTAATCCACATGATAACTACGGTGGTAAACCGCCACGATGAATTTCGCACATGTTTTAATGCAGATGGGACATTAGGTTATTGGGATTGTTTATCTCCTAGCTTTACAATTTTCCATGATGATGATAAGACCTTTTCAAGCATATGGACTTTGTACAGTGAAGATTTTAATGATTTCTACAGTCGATATCTTGATGATCTGAATAAGTATGGAAGTGTTAAACAGTTTGCCGCTAAAACAAATGAACCACCGGGCACTTTCCCCATTTCCAGCATTCCTTGGGTTAGCTTCACTGGATTTAACCTGAACATCTATAATGAGGGAACCTATTTACTACCCATCTTTACGGTGGGGAAATATTTTCAGTACGACGAGAAAATACTGTTGCCATTATCAGGACAATTCCACCATGCCGTTTGTGACGGTTACCATGCCGGGATGCTGTATAATGAGCTGCAATTACGTGCGGATGCTTGCACGGAATGGTTACCAAACTATACTGCATTCAGCTAA
- a CDS encoding GNAT family N-acetyltransferase, with translation MKQITLCQSQNSDVETIANLRAIVLRNDLTRLGRFDEEKVRQRFRNAFDCIHTWIIEVDSSFVGCIAFKPTLEGYLLEHFYIHPNYQGRGIGSQVLKKLLEQNDVKGKRITLNVLQGSSARHLYERFGFKVDSEDLIDVYMSMEVEGDSRTDE, from the coding sequence ATGAAACAGATTACTCTGTGCCAATCCCAAAATTCCGATGTTGAGACAATTGCTAATCTACGGGCAATTGTACTACGGAATGATTTAACTAGGTTAGGAAGGTTTGATGAAGAGAAGGTACGTCAACGCTTTCGTAATGCATTCGACTGTATTCATACTTGGATCATTGAGGTAGATTCTTCTTTCGTTGGCTGCATAGCTTTTAAACCGACACTTGAAGGGTATTTACTGGAACATTTTTATATTCATCCCAATTACCAAGGTAGAGGGATCGGCAGTCAAGTATTAAAAAAACTGCTTGAACAAAATGATGTAAAAGGAAAACGTATAACATTAAATGTCTTACAAGGTAGTTCTGCTAGACATCTTTATGAACGGTTTGGTTTTAAAGTTGATAGTGAGGATCTCATAGACGTTTACATGTCTATGGAAGTGGAAGGGGATTCCAGGACAGATGAATAA
- a CDS encoding AAA family ATPase, which produces MKKGKIVFLNGVTSAGKTSIVDAIQLKSDEFFYVVANDLFENTIGDNYLREDYWKYLSDAIIMMYHTAKLFSDHGKNVLIDGILVERPELKPHYEKVKDIFAGYPFYIVEVFCPLDICRQRNIERGDRTEDQSEWQNNIMAKDIQYNCTVNTHINSSVECADSIIKYLFDRSEV; this is translated from the coding sequence ATGAAGAAAGGGAAAATCGTATTTCTAAATGGTGTAACTAGTGCTGGGAAAACATCTATAGTAGATGCTATACAGTTAAAATCAGATGAATTTTTTTATGTTGTTGCAAATGACCTTTTTGAGAATACAATAGGCGATAACTATCTCCGTGAAGATTATTGGAAATATTTAAGTGATGCGATTATTATGATGTATCATACTGCTAAACTATTTTCTGACCATGGTAAGAATGTACTAATAGACGGAATTTTGGTTGAAAGACCCGAATTAAAACCGCATTATGAAAAAGTTAAGGATATATTTGCGGGGTATCCTTTCTATATTGTCGAAGTTTTTTGTCCTTTAGACATTTGTCGCCAAAGAAATATTGAACGTGGAGATAGAACCGAAGACCAATCTGAGTGGCAAAATAATATTATGGCCAAAGATATACAATACAATTGTACTGTCAATACACACATAAATTCCTCAGTAGAATGTGCAGATTCAATTATAAAGTATTTATTTGATAGGTCCGAGGTTTAA
- a CDS encoding helix-turn-helix domain-containing protein, whose protein sequence is MDWLERMNRAVSYIEDNLEQDIDYDQIAKIALCSVYQFQRMFSFVLDVPLSEYIRRRRLTLAAFDLKNRKNTVMDIALKYRYETPESFSRAFQNLHGMTPTLARNAESELRAFPRISFQIILKGVVGMNYRIEKRDAFQVYGLEDIYHYDTIANEEGISIPDVWQTISSNGELDRLCQSVSGDWRDEGSFSKELGAVFSFDSYKFTNNTTFPYLIGCYKAVDSKVNGYTVVDVPPSTWAVFSTLHDGNGSGKYDLRSLKNRIFSEWLQTSTFTILDGGNFEMYGTSVDGYEYCELWYRVEG, encoded by the coding sequence GTGGATTGGCTAGAGCGAATGAATCGAGCTGTCAGCTATATCGAAGACAACTTAGAACAAGATATTGATTACGACCAAATCGCTAAAATCGCCTTATGTTCAGTTTACCAATTTCAACGCATGTTTTCATTTGTACTTGATGTCCCATTGTCCGAATATATCAGGCGCAGAAGGCTGACGCTTGCTGCATTTGATTTAAAGAACAGAAAAAACACTGTGATGGATATTGCCTTGAAGTACAGATATGAAACACCTGAATCATTCTCACGAGCATTTCAAAATCTACATGGAATGACGCCTACATTAGCGCGAAATGCTGAAAGTGAGTTAAGAGCCTTTCCTCGCATCTCCTTTCAAATCATATTAAAGGGAGTTGTTGGAATGAATTATCGGATTGAAAAACGGGATGCTTTTCAAGTTTATGGGCTGGAGGATATCTATCATTACGACACTATTGCCAATGAGGAGGGCATATCGATCCCCGATGTTTGGCAAACCATCAGCAGTAATGGTGAGTTGGACCGTTTATGCCAGTCGGTTAGCGGGGATTGGAGAGACGAAGGCAGTTTCAGCAAGGAACTTGGAGCTGTCTTTTCATTCGATTCCTATAAATTCACAAACAATACGACGTTCCCTTATCTGATTGGGTGTTACAAAGCGGTCGATAGCAAGGTGAATGGTTATACAGTTGTTGATGTTCCACCATCTACGTGGGCAGTATTTTCAACTTTACATGATGGGAATGGCAGCGGCAAGTATGATTTGCGGTCTTTGAAGAATCGGATTTTTTCGGAATGGCTGCAAACATCAACATTTACGATTTTAGATGGCGGCAACTTCGAGATGTATGGTACAAGCGTAGATGGCTACGAATATTGTGAACTATGGTATAGGGTCGAGGGATAG
- a CDS encoding DUF2750 domain-containing protein, translated as MSHNLGLKIDSENRFDKFVKKIIETQLVWGLKSEDGWCVSPSNGFEETDVMPFWSERALAKQCAIEEWVHYSPQTIPLDDFANTWIPGLDNDNLLIGTNWNAHLLGKEIEPLELLACLVQKEL; from the coding sequence ATGTCGCATAATTTGGGGCTGAAAATTGATTCTGAAAATCGCTTTGATAAATTCGTTAAGAAGATAATAGAAACCCAGCTTGTGTGGGGTTTGAAATCCGAGGACGGTTGGTGTGTATCACCTTCGAACGGATTTGAAGAAACAGATGTAATGCCTTTCTGGTCGGAACGAGCCTTAGCAAAACAATGTGCAATTGAAGAGTGGGTACATTACAGTCCACAGACGATACCGCTTGATGATTTTGCGAATACTTGGATTCCTGGGCTTGATAACGATAATTTATTGATTGGTACGAATTGGAACGCACATCTTTTAGGAAAAGAAATAGAACCGTTAGAATTATTGGCATGCCTGGTTCAGAAAGAACTTTGA
- a CDS encoding DUF1304 domain-containing protein — protein sequence MTIIASLLVGIVALEHIYILILEMFLWTTPRGMKTFGTTKEEAAVTKSLAANQGLYNGFLAAGIIWGLVHPNAQTGESIVIFFLICVLIAALYGGATAKRSIWLVQGLPALIALISVLL from the coding sequence GTGACTATTATTGCTTCCCTATTAGTCGGAATTGTAGCGCTTGAGCACATCTATATTCTCATACTAGAAATGTTTCTATGGACGACCCCGCGCGGGATGAAAACGTTCGGCACGACGAAGGAAGAGGCAGCAGTCACAAAATCACTGGCCGCTAACCAAGGACTATACAATGGCTTTCTGGCGGCCGGGATTATCTGGGGTTTGGTGCATCCCAATGCTCAAACAGGCGAGTCTATTGTAATCTTCTTCTTGATTTGCGTTCTAATTGCGGCATTGTACGGAGGAGCGACAGCGAAACGGTCTATTTGGTTGGTCCAAGGCCTACCTGCTTTGATTGCATTGATTAGCGTACTTCTATAA
- a CDS encoding histidine kinase N-terminal 7TM domain-containing protein, translated as MSYNLYLSALLMAATCCSLMLCYLSWKRRELPISISYGLGMLTGSLYTFGYAFEIVSTDLEHIRFWLRIEYLGIPFGTILWIIMVLQYTGRQALVRKWVVALLMIVPSITFVAHYTNDWHHLFYKSMTLNYSEGFPLVTTEKGPLYKLHVYYSYSFFVVGMALMVEMFLKATSRMKKQIAFMIIGSWGPFGFTLIYLSNVIYMPIDISPFGFIFSGIFYMWGIYQFNMLRLAPLALQKVFASMQDAVIIFDLENTLTSFNQSSKQVIKGINNKWIGLPAAQVFSQYPLLLEKIVQGPSLSSKVQISGQADEPYYNVHMSLISDKNQKPAGKMFLLSDVTEMVRSEERLLDNARQLSELNMFKDRMFSVVAHDIRDPLAVLINLMELMEDELQGYGGEHEEIIHEMGQQIENTFALVESLLEWFRSQREGMVFNPVERDIYHTVQVCIRLLTVRCESKKIQLISEIPKDTFVLADKEMLDLIVRNLLSNAVKFTNIGGTIRLKAEHHADKLIISVSDSGDGIPPQQASSLLLEGYPVSSTGTAGERGVGLGLTLCREFVRLNGGDIWFDSSEQGSTFYFSVPTPSAHAFRRSSLEASAG; from the coding sequence ATGAGCTACAATTTATATTTATCAGCATTGCTGATGGCGGCTACCTGCTGCTCGCTAATGCTGTGTTATCTCTCTTGGAAAAGAAGAGAGCTGCCTATTTCAATTAGTTATGGGCTAGGCATGTTGACGGGTTCATTGTACACTTTCGGATATGCTTTTGAAATTGTTAGCACCGATTTAGAGCATATACGCTTCTGGCTTCGAATTGAATATCTAGGCATCCCATTTGGCACTATTCTATGGATTATAATGGTGCTGCAATATACGGGAAGGCAAGCGCTCGTTCGAAAATGGGTAGTAGCGCTGCTAATGATTGTTCCTTCCATTACATTTGTAGCTCATTATACGAACGATTGGCATCATTTATTTTATAAAAGCATGACTTTGAATTACTCAGAGGGCTTTCCGCTGGTAACGACGGAGAAAGGGCCTTTATACAAGCTGCATGTCTACTATTCCTATTCCTTCTTTGTAGTAGGCATGGCATTAATGGTTGAAATGTTTCTAAAAGCGACATCTCGCATGAAGAAACAAATCGCTTTTATGATCATTGGATCATGGGGGCCTTTTGGATTTACGCTTATTTATTTAAGCAATGTCATTTATATGCCCATTGATATCTCCCCATTTGGATTTATTTTCTCAGGAATCTTCTACATGTGGGGGATTTATCAATTTAACATGCTTAGACTAGCGCCCTTAGCGCTGCAAAAGGTGTTTGCATCCATGCAGGATGCGGTAATTATATTTGATTTGGAAAATACGCTAACTAGCTTCAACCAATCCAGCAAGCAGGTTATTAAAGGGATAAATAATAAGTGGATCGGTTTGCCGGCTGCGCAAGTCTTTTCGCAATATCCATTGCTGTTGGAGAAAATCGTGCAAGGGCCTTCTTTGAGCAGCAAGGTTCAAATTTCGGGTCAAGCGGATGAACCCTATTATAATGTGCATATGTCCTTGATTAGTGATAAGAACCAGAAGCCTGCCGGCAAAATGTTTTTGTTAAGCGATGTTACGGAAATGGTGCGTTCAGAGGAGCGGCTGCTTGATAATGCCCGACAGCTAAGCGAACTAAACATGTTCAAGGATCGAATGTTTAGCGTAGTTGCTCATGATATTCGTGATCCGCTGGCTGTGCTCATCAATTTGATGGAGCTCATGGAGGACGAGCTGCAAGGCTACGGCGGAGAGCATGAGGAAATCATCCATGAAATGGGACAGCAAATTGAAAATACTTTTGCACTGGTAGAGAGCTTGCTTGAATGGTTCCGAAGCCAACGCGAAGGCATGGTATTTAACCCAGTGGAGAGAGACATATATCATACCGTACAGGTCTGCATCCGGTTATTGACGGTTCGCTGCGAGAGTAAAAAAATCCAATTGATATCGGAAATACCGAAGGATACGTTTGTTCTAGCTGACAAAGAAATGCTGGATTTGATCGTCCGAAATTTATTGTCCAATGCCGTTAAATTTACCAACATCGGCGGCACGATCCGGTTAAAAGCAGAACATCATGCCGATAAACTAATTATTTCTGTAAGTGATTCTGGAGATGGTATACCGCCGCAACAAGCCAGCTCACTGCTACTAGAAGGTTATCCGGTGTCATCAACAGGAACAGCAGGAGAACGGGGCGTCGGTTTGGGACTTACGTTATGCAGGGAATTTGTTCGTTTAAATGGTGGAGACATTTGGTTCGATAGTTCTGAGCAAGGAAGTACCTTCTACTTCTCCGTTCCTACGCCATCTGCACATGCATTCAGACGAAGCAGCTTGGAGGCGAGCGCAGGTTGA
- a CDS encoding response regulator gives MKVILIDDEKAMHLIMKRMLAKTSVEVEITGSFTETETAFSYLMNHDVDLVFLDISMPRETGLELAERLREVGREIKIVFLTSHKEYALPAFDVYAFDYIVKPVVLERLQKTLQRAFAELRKEHLRQGEWAAPLNETRFNCLGVIDIQSTQGIRAKWKSSKSAELFGYLLMHKGRLISRARLIEELFGDMPQKNAEVYLNTTVYQLRKVLDPFGLRENLHSDSNHYALSLSEVSVDLLSFEEGCRKMTVVDETNLEEAIELEQLYAGDLFGDHAFAWAWNEIERLSLLYTSFTQRLCMALLNKGETNAAIRLLMKLVSRNELDEQSFMLLMKAYALQENKEVLTRQYRQYEDTLHREIGIKPSREAADLYFSLLSELDK, from the coding sequence TTGAAGGTTATCCTTATTGATGACGAGAAGGCGATGCATTTAATTATGAAACGGATGCTTGCAAAGACATCTGTGGAAGTGGAAATTACAGGCAGCTTCACGGAGACAGAAACAGCATTTTCTTACCTGATGAATCATGATGTAGACTTGGTGTTTCTGGATATAAGCATGCCGAGGGAAACTGGGCTAGAGCTTGCCGAACGGTTAAGAGAGGTTGGAAGAGAAATAAAGATCGTGTTCCTGACCTCCCACAAAGAATATGCTTTGCCTGCCTTTGATGTTTATGCCTTCGACTATATCGTAAAGCCGGTTGTGCTGGAACGACTTCAAAAAACGCTGCAAAGAGCGTTTGCTGAGTTGCGTAAAGAGCACTTGCGGCAAGGGGAGTGGGCGGCGCCTTTAAATGAGACGAGGTTTAACTGCTTAGGTGTTATAGATATTCAAAGCACGCAGGGTATAAGGGCGAAATGGAAATCAAGCAAAAGCGCAGAACTGTTTGGCTATTTGCTTATGCATAAAGGAAGGCTGATATCCAGAGCAAGACTGATCGAAGAGCTGTTTGGCGACATGCCACAAAAGAATGCTGAGGTTTATTTGAATACGACCGTCTATCAGCTGCGAAAGGTATTAGATCCATTTGGCCTGAGAGAGAATTTGCATTCTGACAGTAACCACTACGCTCTTAGTCTGAGTGAGGTGAGTGTAGACCTTTTAAGCTTTGAAGAAGGCTGTAGAAAAATGACAGTCGTGGATGAGACGAATCTGGAAGAGGCGATTGAACTAGAGCAGTTGTACGCAGGTGACTTATTTGGGGATCATGCTTTTGCATGGGCTTGGAACGAGATTGAGCGTCTTTCGTTGCTTTATACCTCCTTTACCCAGCGATTATGCATGGCTTTGTTAAATAAAGGCGAGACGAATGCTGCCATTAGGCTGTTAATGAAGCTTGTGTCGCGCAATGAACTAGATGAACAATCCTTTATGCTGCTTATGAAAGCTTATGCTTTGCAAGAGAACAAGGAAGTGTTGACCCGGCAATATAGGCAATACGAAGATACGCTGCATAGAGAGATCGGTATAAAGCCCTCCCGCGAGGCTGCTGATTTATATTTCAGTCTGCTGTCCGAGCTGGATAAATAA
- a CDS encoding Ig-like domain-containing protein translates to MKRFSIRNLFLVSVLILSLLSGCVIKTSQVTIIFGSERLSEAEHAYIRYSNGDVVQAPNLLPNQNSVTVDTNSTQSIVGGYVSDGVVSWVPNMSYGLGQVTVSNISASKPTLPVSYVELKEMVLSQPGYINVTFAVYDTNGEFVDDRTEIFAHSADTALTFYNIDPNDQGNGSMYTRTNTVDEGYSWYTVNGFITFQIKSGISEIYNVPLSLYSGSQFITNEPFNKKFTPVAATNVGSAGDASSLLIGDTLAMRADILPVDASYKMVKWSVENGTGSATISTSGVLTGISAGTVTVKATANDGSNVYGTKTIKIHEPVIPVQNISVTAEDEVFTIESGKTLQMYAVVAPSDATYRQVAWSVIDGTGTAVIDEETGELTAGNPGTVTVQATASDESEVVGSTIVTITAAQVPVSSITLTGDSSLLVGQTLTVDATVAPANATDKSIEWSVENETGTATISTNGVLTGTSAGTVTVIAAAIDGSTVYGTKTIEIKEPTIPVQTISVSADGEVATIESGKKLQMNAVAAPSNATNKAVAWSVIDGTGTAVIDKTTGELTVGNPGTVTVQATATDESGVVGSTILTITAVQVPVASIALTGDSSVLVGQTLTVDATVAPANATDKSIEWSVENGTGTATISKSGVLTGVSAGTVTVKATAADGSAVYGTKAVEVKVSSGGGGDHSNPTPTPAPTTKPEKTPEPKPTAPPEVKFDQNVIQVEKVISSLNKKVEEAKANPTDVEFKDTKSHWAGATVHIFVKLGIVNGYEDGSFHPNASITRAEFATIIAKVFDLSATGDKNKLSDVSDHWASASIAALIESGIISGYEDGTFKPNKEISRAEIISIISKIIDLKAVNTASAPAFTDIDEAWNKEQIKQAAVAGIINGAGNRQFAPNKPSSRAEALTIILHTLQTNADLKAILEALK, encoded by the coding sequence ATGAAACGATTTTCAATACGCAATTTATTTTTAGTTTCGGTTTTAATTCTGAGTCTGTTAAGTGGATGTGTGATCAAAACAAGCCAAGTCACCATTATCTTTGGCTCGGAAAGACTAAGTGAGGCAGAGCATGCATACATCAGATATTCGAATGGCGATGTCGTTCAGGCACCCAACCTATTGCCGAACCAAAACAGCGTTACTGTTGATACGAATAGCACGCAATCCATTGTAGGTGGATACGTAAGCGACGGTGTAGTGAGCTGGGTTCCAAACATGAGTTATGGATTAGGTCAAGTTACTGTCAGTAATATTTCGGCAAGTAAACCCACTCTTCCCGTAAGCTATGTCGAGTTAAAAGAAATGGTTCTGAGTCAACCCGGGTATATAAACGTAACCTTTGCTGTTTATGATACCAATGGCGAGTTTGTGGATGATCGAACTGAAATTTTTGCACATTCCGCAGATACCGCTTTAACCTTCTATAACATAGACCCAAACGACCAGGGTAATGGTAGTATGTATACGAGGACGAATACGGTAGACGAGGGTTACTCGTGGTACACCGTTAACGGATTTATCACTTTCCAAATTAAATCGGGCATTAGTGAAATTTATAATGTACCTCTTTCTTTATATTCAGGTTCTCAATTCATAACGAATGAACCTTTTAACAAAAAATTTACACCTGTGGCAGCAACCAATGTAGGAAGCGCAGGGGATGCTTCTTCCTTACTTATTGGCGATACTTTGGCTATGCGCGCGGATATATTGCCAGTAGACGCCTCTTACAAAATGGTAAAATGGTCAGTTGAGAACGGAACAGGCTCAGCAACAATCAGCACTAGCGGTGTGTTGACTGGTATTTCGGCAGGTACGGTTACCGTTAAAGCTACGGCTAATGACGGCAGCAACGTTTATGGAACAAAAACGATTAAAATCCATGAACCTGTCATACCTGTTCAAAACATATCCGTAACAGCGGAAGATGAGGTTTTTACAATCGAATCAGGTAAGACTCTTCAAATGTATGCTGTTGTAGCTCCTAGCGATGCAACATACCGACAGGTTGCTTGGTCTGTTATTGATGGGACGGGTACAGCTGTAATTGACGAAGAAACGGGAGAGCTTACTGCAGGCAATCCAGGTACAGTAACGGTCCAAGCAACAGCTTCCGATGAAAGTGAAGTTGTTGGCAGTACTATTGTTACGATAACAGCCGCCCAAGTCCCTGTATCCTCAATTACGTTAACAGGGGATTCCAGCTTGCTAGTTGGCCAGACGTTAACCGTTGACGCGACCGTTGCTCCTGCAAATGCAACGGACAAATCGATCGAGTGGTCTGTTGAAAACGAAACAGGCACTGCGACAATCAGTACAAACGGTGTATTGACCGGTACTTCAGCAGGTACGGTAACCGTTATAGCAGCGGCTATTGACGGCAGTACCGTTTATGGAACCAAAACGATCGAAATTAAGGAGCCCACCATACCTGTTCAAACGATTTCCGTATCGGCGGATGGTGAAGTTGCTACAATCGAATCAGGTAAGAAGCTGCAAATGAATGCTGTGGCAGCTCCTAGCAACGCAACAAACAAAGCGGTCGCTTGGTCCGTAATAGATGGAACAGGTACGGCTGTTATTGATAAAACAACTGGCGAGCTTACTGTCGGCAATCCAGGCACAGTAACGGTCCAAGCAACAGCTACCGATGAGAGCGGAGTTGTAGGCAGCACGATTCTTACGATTACGGCTGTCCAAGTCCCTGTAGCTTCGATTGCGTTAACAGGTGATTCCAGCGTGCTGGTTGGCCAGACGTTAACCGTTGACGCGACCGTTGCTCCTGCTAATGCAACGGACAAATCAATCGAGTGGTCTGTTGAAAACGGAACAGGTACAGCAACAATCAGCAAAAGCGGAGTATTGACGGGTGTTTCAGCAGGTACAGTTACCGTTAAAGCAACGGCTGCTGACGGCAGTGCCGTTTATGGAACAAAGGCAGTTGAGGTTAAAGTAAGCTCTGGCGGCGGTGGAGATCATAGCAATCCGACACCTACTCCAGCGCCAACAACAAAGCCTGAAAAAACACCTGAACCAAAACCGACAGCACCGCCTGAAGTGAAATTTGATCAAAATGTGATTCAAGTGGAAAAAGTGATCTCCAGCTTAAACAAGAAAGTAGAGGAAGCGAAAGCTAATCCTACTGATGTTGAGTTCAAAGATACAAAATCTCACTGGGCTGGGGCAACCGTTCATATTTTCGTAAAATTGGGGATTGTAAACGGATATGAGGATGGTTCCTTCCATCCTAACGCAAGTATAACCCGCGCCGAATTTGCTACTATTATTGCAAAGGTATTTGACCTTTCTGCAACGGGTGATAAAAATAAGCTAAGTGACGTTTCCGATCACTGGGCTTCAGCATCAATTGCTGCTTTAATTGAAAGCGGCATTATCTCAGGGTACGAAGATGGCACATTTAAACCAAACAAAGAAATCAGCCGTGCAGAAATCATTTCCATTATTTCTAAAATCATTGACCTTAAAGCTGTAAACACAGCTTCAGCGCCTGCTTTCACAGATATTGATGAGGCGTGGAACAAAGAGCAAATCAAGCAAGCAGCAGTGGCAGGAATTATTAACGGAGCGGGTAATAGACAATTTGCGCCAAACAAACCATCATCTCGCGCTGAGGCATTAACGATTATTTTACACACGCTTCAAACCAATGCGGACCTAAAAGCAATATTGGAAGCATTAAAATAA
- a CDS encoding TM2 domain-containing protein, producing the protein MDKSPKSFVAALLFCFFLGGFSIHRFYVGKIGTAILQIITLGGLGIWLLIDLIMIIVGKFTDSEGRRISA; encoded by the coding sequence ATGGATAAAAGTCCTAAATCATTTGTAGCTGCATTACTATTTTGTTTTTTCTTGGGAGGGTTTTCCATCCATCGGTTTTATGTCGGGAAAATAGGCACGGCTATTTTGCAAATTATTACTTTAGGTGGATTGGGAATTTGGTTGCTGATTGACCTAATTATGATTATTGTAGGAAAGTTTACGGATAGTGAAGGCAGAAGAATCTCGGCATAA
- a CDS encoding amidohydrolase, whose amino-acid sequence MNASYWLTNVRLEQGYDMEDGQVSGTKTKICHLRIENGIIAEIIGTERDIQSETVKYDCKELLMLPSFEEAHIHLDKTYFDGPWKAVKPVSSIFERIEEEKLLLPKLLPMARQQAESILTLIQGYGATHVRTHCNIEPTSGLQRLEATKQALDTFSGKISSEIVAFPQHGLLLSDSVQLVKQSLAEGATHVGGVDPFSVDGNIEKSLQTIVELAVLNNAGIDIHLHDRNEAGKQALMRLVDLTEEAGLQGKVTVSHAFWFAGAQPQEAEEVAKRMGSLGMSVASTVPIGKMTMPLPMLTKNGVAVKLATDSLTDHWSPFGSGDQLDKAGRFAELYGYNDELSLSQAISFITGGITPLDSKGQQVWPKIGDDASFVLLHASCTAEAVARRAARQAVWYQGRLVSGSL is encoded by the coding sequence TTGAACGCTTCTTATTGGTTAACGAATGTAAGATTAGAACAGGGTTATGATATGGAAGATGGACAGGTCTCTGGTACGAAAACGAAAATTTGTCATTTACGAATTGAAAACGGTATTATTGCTGAAATTATAGGGACAGAACGGGATATTCAAAGTGAAACTGTTAAATATGATTGTAAAGAGTTATTGATGCTGCCTTCGTTCGAAGAGGCTCATATTCATTTGGATAAAACGTATTTCGATGGACCTTGGAAAGCGGTAAAGCCTGTATCGAGTATCTTCGAGAGGATTGAGGAAGAGAAACTATTATTGCCTAAGCTCCTTCCAATGGCAAGACAACAAGCCGAAAGCATCTTAACTCTTATACAGGGATATGGGGCTACTCATGTTCGCACCCATTGTAATATCGAGCCTACCAGTGGACTTCAACGGTTAGAGGCGACTAAGCAGGCGCTAGATACATTCTCAGGTAAAATTTCATCAGAAATTGTCGCTTTCCCCCAGCATGGGCTTCTGCTATCGGATTCTGTTCAACTCGTAAAGCAATCTTTGGCAGAGGGGGCAACTCATGTTGGCGGAGTAGATCCATTCTCAGTGGATGGAAATATAGAGAAGTCACTGCAGACCATCGTAGAACTAGCGGTTTTGAATAATGCTGGTATCGATATTCACTTACATGATAGAAACGAAGCGGGCAAGCAAGCTCTGATGCGTTTAGTCGATCTGACCGAAGAGGCTGGTTTGCAAGGAAAAGTAACGGTTAGTCATGCGTTCTGGTTTGCAGGTGCGCAGCCACAAGAGGCGGAGGAAGTTGCTAAACGGATGGGATCGCTTGGCATGTCCGTTGCTTCGACGGTTCCGATTGGCAAGATGACGATGCCGCTCCCGATGTTAACTAAAAATGGAGTAGCGGTAAAATTGGCAACGGATAGCCTTACAGATCACTGGTCTCCCTTCGGGAGTGGAGATCAATTAGATAAAGCAGGGCGATTCGCAGAATTGTATGGGTATAACGATGAATTATCACTATCTCAAGCCATCAGTTTCATTACTGGGGGGATAACGCCACTTGATTCAAAAGGTCAGCAGGTGTGGCCTAAGATCGGAGACGACGCGAGCTTTGTACTGTTGCACGCAAGCTGCACGGCTGAAGCGGTAGCGCGAAGAGCGGCGCGTCAAGCGGTATGGTACCAAGGGCGGCTTGTGAGTGGATCGTTGTAG